The genomic window CTACCTTATCTTCTCCACTCCGCACTCCCCCGCCACTAGCCCCACTCCGCCTAGATCTTGCGGCGCCCACACTGCCTCCACCTCTGCCCTTGCTAAATCCAAGCTGCACTAGTCTGAGCTCCAGTgccctcgccaccgcaccaccccACCTGGGCACCGCCTCCTTCCGTCGCCGTTATTGCTAAATCGAAGTCGGCTTCTTCTCTTCCTCTAGCCAACGCCCCTGCCACTCCCACTGCCCAACTGGCCTCTCCTATCTCATCGTCAAGCTGTGCCCACAGTCTAGTCACTTACACCACTGTCGCCGATTCGGCATCCTCTCCGACGGCCTCCTCCTAAATTGTAGAACCCACCCCACCCAAAAAAACCGTAAACCATAAACCCTAAAGTCAGCAAACTTCTGTCTCGGGCGGCGATAGTAGTAGGTGAGTTGTTTATTTCTTTTTTACGTTGTGTTCTTAAATCCTATGTGGGCAGAATTAAACATTTAGGAAATAGTATATGATATTTACTCCTAATCATTTTTTTTCACTTGATGAATATTGGCCGGTCCTGGtaaagaatttcagaacaaagaaaaaaaaaagatttgacgTGGTCTTGTATATTTTATCAGTAGCCATACAATGGGTGTATTCACTGAAACCTCTCCAACCCCTACAGTAAATGAGCATGGAGATTGACCAAGACTTCCTCCCTCTCGTCTTCTTCCCTGCCCTTCTATAAAACAAGGGAACAGAACAGGGCGGCAAGGCCAGCTCCCGCCGGCCACTCGAGACTCGAGAGCGGCACAATGCCTCCTTCCCTGCACCCTCCCCACCTCCACTTCCACAAGCTCAAGCGCCGCCACCAccccgccgccatggccaagaaGGGCCTGGCCGCCATCCTCTACAAGTTCCGCGACGTGCACCGCCCGCCCTCTGCGTCGCCGCTGGCGCCGTCGACCCCTTCCGCGCACTACGCCCAGCGCTGctacccgccgccgccgtccgcgtgGCCCTGGCCGTCGTGCCGGCACCCGCGCACCAGCTCGTTCCGCGGGCCCAAGGACGACGACGCCGCGGTGTTCCGGACCGTGAACAGCGTCTACGACACGACCTCGGAGCAGTTCCTCTGGCGCTCGTCCATCGATGAGGCGGCGTGCGTCGACCGGCCGAGCCCCCTGTCGTTGCTCGGAGAGGCCGTTGCGGTTACGGAGCAggtggacgaggaggaggagaaggagaaggagctgCGAGAGACGGCCGTCGTGCGCGGCATGCGTTCGGAGCGGCTGTTCTTCGAGCCGGCCGGCGCAGAGTTCTTGCCCAAGCAGGTAACGCATTCTGCATGTCTTCTTGTGCCGTCCGTCGTCCGACGAGAAGGCACCATTCGGGCCGGTCAGTTCTGATTCTAACCCGAGAGAGGTTTCAGGGTGTGGCTCCGTCGAGAGGCAAGAACGAGGCGGCCACCGTGGCAGTGGCAGGCGTCAAGAGCGAGGAACCAGCGACGACAGACGCGCCGCGCGACAAGGACGAGCCGGCGGCGGAGGCCGTCGCGGCGAAGGGCAGCAGCGCGGTGGTGGTGACAGTGGAGTCCAAGGACCCGTACGGCGACTTCAGGGCGTCCATGGCGGAGATGGTGGCGGCGCACGGGCTGCGCGACTGGGAGGCCCTGGAGGAGCTCTTGGCGTGGTACCTCAAGCTCAACGCCAAGGGCGTCCACGCTGCCATCGTCGGTGCATTCATCGACCTTCTCGTGACCGTGCAGCCGCAGGCGTCGTCCCCGCCGTCgctgccgtcgccgtcgccctcGTCGTCGTGCATCACCTTCGAGGAGTACTCCTCGGCAACCTTTGACGAGGAAGACGGCAAGAGCTGAGCTGAGGCCGAGGTGCTCCGTGTTCgctgtttttaattttttttttcttgtctCATTCAGAGATTGCATTTTTTTTGTGAATTATTTTGTGCGCCTATGGAAGAATGGAAGGTGAGGTCTGAATGCAGCCCATGGATGTACAGTTGCTAAAACTAGTTGATGCTTACCATCAGAATAGAGATTAATGCCTAGACAACTAATTGACCATATTTTATTTTCTCTGCATGTTTTTTATTTGTCCTTTTGATGCCTGTCTCTTGCGTGTGAACTAACTTGTCTACTAACTCTGAAGCATGTTCGTCTCTGTGCCTGTTGCTGTTAGCAGCTGCGATTAGCTGTTGTCTCAACGATTTCCATGGCATTTGAGCAGCTTAGCTTGGCCCAAGTTATTTATGCAGGAGTGAATCAAACATTGGCCCTTTAGTCTTGCAGAAGCATTAAGCAGTGTTGGTGTTTTCCTCAGTTCTGTATAAATGCTTCACCAACATGTCATGATTTTGAGATTTTTGCATCCCTTCCATgcgctaggccttgtttagatactcATATATTCACTCTAATAATCCATATGCTGGAGAATTTAAGTTCCATACCAAACTATACTCCAATGAACAATCCATatggatt from Miscanthus floridulus cultivar M001 chromosome 11, ASM1932011v1, whole genome shotgun sequence includes these protein-coding regions:
- the LOC136490765 gene encoding transcription repressor OFP13-like, whose amino-acid sequence is MPPSLHPPHLHFHKLKRRHHPAAMAKKGLAAILYKFRDVHRPPSASPLAPSTPSAHYAQRCYPPPPSAWPWPSCRHPRTSSFRGPKDDDAAVFRTVNSVYDTTSEQFLWRSSIDEAACVDRPSPLSLLGEAVAVTEQVDEEEEKEKELRETAVVRGMRSERLFFEPAGAEFLPKQGVAPSRGKNEAATVAVAGVKSEEPATTDAPRDKDEPAAEAVAAKGSSAVVVTVESKDPYGDFRASMAEMVAAHGLRDWEALEELLAWYLKLNAKGVHAAIVGAFIDLLVTVQPQASSPPSLPSPSPSSSCITFEEYSSATFDEEDGKS